From Saccharomyces kudriavzevii IFO 1802 strain IFO1802 genome assembly, chromosome: 11:
TTGTTATcttctcaaaaaattccttgCAAAGGGGAAGATTAAGCTTCATAAGCCTTTATAATTTCTCAAGGTCTTTCCTTTTAACATTTTTTGGTCTGGCATTTTGTTATACTTTAAATATATTCATCGTTTACTTGGTGTAAAAAGTGACtggaaggaaaaaaaaatagaaaggAACGTTGTGGAACACTCAAAACAGGGCCATCGTGACcaaatgtaaaaaaaatgaaaataaaagactTGCTTCAGTTCGTCAAAATATGTGAGGTATATAACCACCGTAAGCTTATAGACCATTCTATAAGATAGTAGCACCCACGTCTACTACGAAGTATTTAGTAAAGGTACATATGTCACACAAAATTCGTTAAGCTCTGCTCCGGTATTAATGCTGTTTAAAATATACTGTTCCATTGGCATAATGGCGATCCAGCAGAATTTGTTAAGAATGTGAGGCGAAAAGAAGCAGTAAAAGAATGTATAGAAAGCAacttatataagaagaaatcgGTAAAGGAAAGATGGCATGACCGTCTTACTCCACACCAAGTTGTTGTGCCATTTTATCCAAACTGATTCCCTTTTCTGGTATGCTTACGGgaagagaataaaaatcctcttcatcaagttcaacttcttcatctgaccaatcttcatcgtcctcTGATTCATCATTACTGTATTCTCCAAAGGACACTCGCGACCGGTAAGAAAATCCCAGCATCATTAGAGTAGTAATTGAGACTGTAATAGCAGTGAATATGAAAATCTCTTTATCTAGTTGAGAGGCCGCCGATATATATTGACCGGAACTAAACTCTGCTTGAGAGGGCGTTTGCGAGGTGGCTGTAGAGATTAAATTGGTTTGCGTACTAGCAATATTGTAATCAGAGATCCTATTTCTTCCTACCACTGATCGTTCAATTCTCTTATTGGGTGGCGGAACAGCCTCATCGCTGGCATTAAGAGGACCAAGTTTAATTCCAGTTACCTTCTTAAACCTTCCTGGATTAACCACAGTTTTTAACAAACTTGTTGAAATCGCTTTTGCAGTAGTAGTAGTAGTAGTACTTACGGCGGTTCTAACGGCAACAGTCGTTATAGTTGCTGTCCTCGGAAgccatcttctttttgcctCTGTTGAGGTGATCAGGGTGGTCTTTGTTTCGGTTTCAGTATCTGTTTTGTATAAAACATCCGTGGTTATTGTTTTCGTGCTCTGAGACTCACTCACCAaataattctttgaaaattcccTTGGTTTTCTTGCggttaattttttttctttaggAAGACAGGTCGTATGAATTTCGGTTATGGTGTATAATAATGAGTGCTTTGTAGATATATCTCgattatcatcatcatcgccGTCATCGGCATCTCCACCGTTATTTTCATCGTAAGTCTCACcacatttttcatcattcatTTCTAGACTTTCATAACATTGCTTGCTGTTTTCTTGCTTCCCATCAGGTGCGTCGCAGTCATTTccgtcttcatcttcatcttcattctcAGGTGTTTTtggtgatttttttttagtccTTCTTCTCTTACGCAAACGTTGAGTTTCACTATGCATATCGACTTTTTTGGAGATGTCAAGTGGTGCCTTTCGGTTCTGGTTATTCGTTAAAGAGGTTAACAATGCAGAGATTAATTGGGTTTTCTCGAATGGCAAGGGGTTTCTGAAAACAGTGTGGTTTTGATCGACAAAATAAGACAATTTCTTacttgaaaatttattatttcttgacTTTAAACTTACTCCATTGTCCACCGCTCCAATTACTCTTTGAAACTGCTCGATAAATATCTGCAGTTTTTTATACTCATCTCCTGAAGTGCAGTAGTCCTGGAAGCAACTATTGTTAAGGGAACTTAAAGCACATTGCAGACATCTGCAATTATTTGAGTCTTCCATAGTTTCATTATTTACGATGACGCACGACCGGCAAAATGCATATTGTTCATCAAAATAGTGAAAGACGCATTTATTCAAATCTTGATTCTTAAATATGGAGCTTGTTAGTAACACAAAATCTAGGGGTTGCACTAGCTCAATAAGTTCATCATACATACACAACTGgtaagaaaaggagaatTTAGTTGTGAATTGTAGCTTGGACACAAGTTAGGATCTGCCACTGTTTTACCTCGAACCGCTGGGAGATTGAAACTACCTCCACCGGCCAAGAGAACCAGGAGCGCTCTCAAACATCTCATCATTGCCAATGTATTTCATCTGCTTTTCTActttttgataattttcgAGATTTCTAACATATATCgaaacattttcttgatactTCGCAAGTTAGCCGCCAAAGAGATATTATAGCCACAAAAAGgacaaaacaagaaaaagaaaaaagaataatcaTGACGGAGTTTTTCAACGTagagtatatatatgtacagGATATTAATTTAGTAGTAGTTTTAACATAAGTTAGACTGACCTCGCTGTTTCGAAAGCCTTCTTTATTGCCTCATCGTCCagtctttgaatttctttcataatAGTATCgtatttgttcttttgcTCTCTAGGAGTGATGTCGTTGACAACGTAAACGTTTGGTGAAGCATACGTCTCGGAGAATGGATGGATGGCATTAGGCTCAGCTTCTTTGAAAGCGAGTTTTGGATTGTTCATTGATGGCAAAATACTCTTCTCAAAATACTCTTTAAACTGTAAAGGCGTAGTTAAAGTAGTCAGTTTATAATCTGGAATCAAATAGCCTGATTTCTCTTGCAAAA
This genomic window contains:
- the SKDI11G2170 gene encoding uncharacterized protein (similar to Saccharomyces cerevisiae YKR005C; ancestral locus Anc_2.515), which codes for MMRCLRALLVLLAGGGSFNLPAVRGKTVADPNLCPSYNSQLNSPFLTSCNQDLNKCVFHYFDEQYAFCRSCVIVNNETMEDSNNCRCLQCALSSLNNSCFQDYCTSGDEYKKLQIFIEQFQRVIGAVDNGVSLKSRNNKFSSKKLSYFVDQNHTVFRNPLPFEKTQLISALLTSLTNNQNRKAPLDISKKVDMHSETQRLRKRRRTKKKSPKTPENEDEDEDGNDCDAPDGKQENSKQCYESLEMNDEKCGETYDENNGGDADDGDDDDNRDISTKHSLLYTITEIHTTCLPKEKKLTARKPREFSKNYLVSESQSTKTITTDVLYKTDTETETKTTLITSTEAKRRWLPRTATITTVAVRTAVSTTTTTTAKAISTSLLKTVVNPGRFKKVTGIKLGPLNASDEAVPPPNKRIERSVVGRNRISDYNIASTQTNLISTATSQTPSQAEFSSGQYISAASQLDKEIFIFTAITVSITTLMMLGFSYRSRVSFGEYSNDESEDDEDWSDEEVELDEEDFYSLPVSIPEKGISLDKMAQQLGVE